The following are from one region of the Segatella oris genome:
- a CDS encoding ExbD/TolR family protein codes for MAKKESKQKKMTVRVDFTPMVDMLMLLITFFMLCTSLSKPQTMELTMPSNDNVTNDQKSEAKASEAITIYVTADNKIYYGEGEPQYNNPTWIKETTWGNDGIRKALRNHATANGTKPVTRIELAVKELNAEKAKDPKMYPDSIYQKKLSKLKAGELKDGKIPTLTVIIKPSDNASYKNMVDALDEMQILSIGTYVIDKLNPDDLHLLKLRGVKL; via the coding sequence ATGGCAAAGAAAGAAAGCAAACAAAAGAAGATGACGGTTCGCGTAGACTTTACGCCTATGGTGGACATGCTCATGTTGCTGATCACGTTCTTCATGTTGTGTACATCACTTAGTAAGCCGCAGACCATGGAGTTGACGATGCCAAGTAATGACAACGTTACAAACGATCAGAAGAGCGAAGCCAAAGCTTCTGAAGCAATTACAATTTATGTGACTGCCGATAATAAGATCTATTATGGTGAAGGTGAGCCCCAATATAATAATCCTACATGGATTAAAGAAACAACATGGGGTAATGATGGAATTCGCAAAGCATTGAGAAATCATGCTACTGCAAATGGTACCAAACCTGTAACCCGTATAGAACTTGCAGTGAAGGAGTTGAATGCTGAGAAGGCTAAGGATCCTAAGATGTATCCAGATAGCATATATCAAAAGAAACTTAGTAAGCTCAAGGCTGGTGAACTCAAGGATGGGAAAATTCCTACCTTGACCGTTATCATCAAGCCTTCAGATAATGCCTCTTATAAGAATATGGTCGATGCACTCGACGAAATGCAGATTCTAAGTATTGGTACTTACGTCATCGATAAGCTTAATCCTGATGATCTTCATTTGTTGAAGCTCAGAGGAGTGAAACTCTAA